Part of the Coriobacteriaceae bacterium genome is shown below.
TGCGCGGAGTGCCCGCATCCTTGCCGACCGAGATGCAGCCCATGGCGACGGATATCTGCGATTCGTTTTTGAGCACGGCCCGCCGCCTGGTCGATCTGGGTCTCGACTACCTTTCGCTCGACCGCGCCGGCGCCACGCTCTCCACGGGTGAGCGCCAGCGCGTGCAGCTTGCTCGCGTGGTGCGCAACCGATCGACAGGCGTGCTCTATGTGCTGGACGAGCCTTCGATCGGCTTGCATCCTGCCAATGTCGACGGCTTGGTGGGTGTGATGCGCGATCTGGTGGATGACGGCAACACCGTGGTTGTTGTCGACCACGATACGCGCGTACTGGCGGAAGCCGACTATCTCGTCGAGATGGGCCCCGTTGCCGGAGCAGACGGCGGTAATGTGATTGCCACTGGTACGGTAGGCGAGGTCGAGCAATCGCGGGGCAGCCGCATCGCTCCGTTTTTGCGCGCAGAGCCCAAACGCTTGCGTCCGCAGGTGACTGACGACGAGATGTTCGACCAGGGGCATATCCACATGGCAACCGATGCTATCCATACCGTCAAGCCGCTCGAAGTCGATATCCCGCGCGGCCGTCTCGTCGCGGTTACGGGCGTTTCGGGCTCGGGTAAGACGACGTTGGTGCTCGAGACGCTCATTCCGGCACTCAAGGCGCAGGCAGCCGGCGAGCGCCTGCCGGGGCACGTGCGTTGGGTCGATGCCGAGGGCATTGCCCGCGCAAATCTGATTGACGCTACGCCCATCGGCGCCAACGTGCGCTCGACGGTGGCGACTTATGCCGACATCCATGATGAGCTGCGCCGCGCCTTCGCCCGTACGCCCGAGGCCAAGGCGGCCGGCTACAAGGCGGGCGCCTTTAGCTACAACACTGGCGCCTTGCGTTGCCCTACGTGCGATGGCACGGGTTCGATATCGCTCGACGTGCAGTTTTTGCCCGATGTCGAGATCGTCTGCCCGGCATGTCGCGGCTCGCGTTATGCGGATGCGGCTTCGCATATCCATCGCGAGGGCAAGGACGGGAGCTTGCTTACGTTGCCGCAGCTCATGGACATGAGTGTGGACGAGGCTCTCGACGCCACGGTGGGACTCAAGAAGGTTCAGGCGCGCTTGCAAACCTTGCACGACCTGGGCTTGGGTTATCTCACGCTCGGTGAGCCCACGCCGGCGCTCTCGGGCGGCGAGGCACAGCGTCTTAAGCTTGCGAGCGAGATGGGCCGCGTGCAGGATGATGCCGCGTTTGTGTTTGACGAGCCCACGATCGGCCTGCATCCGCTCGATGTTCAGGTGTTGCTGAGTGTGTTCGACGGCCTCGTTGCCAAGGGCGCCACAGTTGTCGTGATCGAGCACGACCTCGACCTTATCCGTAACGCCGATTATGTGATCGACATGGGCCCGGGCGGTGGCGATGCCGGCGGGCAAATCGTCTGCGCCGGCACGCCGGGCGACATCGCAGCCTGCTCCAAGAGCATTACCGGTCGCTACCTATAACCGAATGTGACAAAGGGACAGCCTCTTTGTCACATTCCCGGAAAGCCTGTTTGGCGCAGGGCCTCGTAGAGGACGATGGCGGCGCTGTTGGAGAGGTTGAGAGCGCTGATGCGGTAGTCGTCCGGGTCGACGAAGTTGCCGCAGATATCCTGCCGAAGGATGGCCTCGTGGCTGTCCTGGGTATGCCCCAGCGATTCCTCGTGGGCTTCCCAGGCCTCGGCGTTATCGAGTGAGTCACAATCGCGCAGCATCGGGATGCGCTCGCAGCGCTCGGACGCCGCGGCAAGCAGTGGCTCGGGAATGCCCGAGCTCTCGCTGCCAAAGACCAAGTAGTCTCCATCGCGGTAGGTACTCTGCACATAGGTGCGGCGTGCCTTTTTGGTTAGCAGATGCAGGCGCTCGTCGGCGGGGGAGAGGCCGTTGCGCGCAAGGAAATCCTCCCAGCCGGCATAGGTCGTCACGTCCAAGTTTTGCCAGTAGCCCAGACCGGCGCGACGCACCGTCTTGTCATCGAGCGAAAAGCCCAGCGGCTCCACCAGATGCAGATGGGCGCCGGTGACCACGCAGGTACGGCCGATATTGCCCGTATTGGCCGGAATCTCGGGCGCATACAGCACAATGTTGAACATGAATCTCCTTGGCTTAGAACGAAAAACCACCACGAAGGGCACCTTCGTGGTGGTTTGGCGGTTACGTAGGCGGAACAATGCCCGCTTGGATAAACCTAGGCGCGGTGCCAGTCGGTCAGGCAGGCATCGAGGGAGGCGATGAGCGCATCCTTGTCCATGTGACGGCCGATGATGCACAGGCTCGTCATGCGGTCGCCCGTCTCGTCGTCCCAAATCTGCATGATCTCGGGGTTCTCGTCGATGATCTTCTGCTTCTCGCCCTCGGGCGCGGAGTCGACAAACAGGCCGTTCTCCATCAGGCGCATTTGGTGGCCGGCCTGCTCGAACATGTAGCACATGTCCGGATCGCCGGTCTGCC
Proteins encoded:
- a CDS encoding tRNA (cytidine(34)-2'-O)-methyltransferase, with protein sequence MFNIVLYAPEIPANTGNIGRTCVVTGAHLHLVEPLGFSLDDKTVRRAGLGYWQNLDVTTYAGWEDFLARNGLSPADERLHLLTKKARRTYVQSTYRDGDYLVFGSESSGIPEPLLAAASERCERIPMLRDCDSLDNAEAWEAHEESLGHTQDSHEAILRQDICGNFVDPDDYRISALNLSNSAAIVLYEALRQTGFPGM
- a CDS encoding excinuclease ABC subunit UvrA → MTVSQQPSAIEVRGARVHNLKDIDIDIPLGRLVGIAGVSGSGKSSLALGVLYAEGSRRYLEALSTYTRRRLTQAEHAQVDEVLHVPAALALHQRPSVPGVRSTFGTMTELNNSLRLLFSRCAHHVCPHCGARVEPSLNVAAGLSLACPACGREFYAPGAEDLAFNSGGACPTCGGTGVMREVDEASLVPDESKTINEGAVLPWGTLMWDLMKQVAGEMGVRTDVPFSQLTPQERDIVFHGPAVKKHILYVPKNGEGATPLDFTYYNAVYTVENALAKVKDDKGLKRVARFLREGPCRDCGGTRLSEAARQPQVRGINLAQAAAMTLGEAIEWVRGVPASLPTEMQPMATDICDSFLSTARRLVDLGLDYLSLDRAGATLSTGERQRVQLARVVRNRSTGVLYVLDEPSIGLHPANVDGLVGVMRDLVDDGNTVVVVDHDTRVLAEADYLVEMGPVAGADGGNVIATGTVGEVEQSRGSRIAPFLRAEPKRLRPQVTDDEMFDQGHIHMATDAIHTVKPLEVDIPRGRLVAVTGVSGSGKTTLVLETLIPALKAQAAGERLPGHVRWVDAEGIARANLIDATPIGANVRSTVATYADIHDELRRAFARTPEAKAAGYKAGAFSYNTGALRCPTCDGTGSISLDVQFLPDVEIVCPACRGSRYADAASHIHREGKDGSLLTLPQLMDMSVDEALDATVGLKKVQARLQTLHDLGLGYLTLGEPTPALSGGEAQRLKLASEMGRVQDDAAFVFDEPTIGLHPLDVQVLLSVFDGLVAKGATVVVIEHDLDLIRNADYVIDMGPGGGDAGGQIVCAGTPGDIAACSKSITGRYL